The Streptomyces sp. A2-16 sequence GATCTGCTGCGGGCCCTCCAGCAGCGGACCTTCCTGCTCATGGTGGCGGTCGTGGTGGGCGCCGGGCTGTTCGGATGGTGGCTGGCCCGGCGGATCACCCGGCGGCTGATCATCCTCACGTCCGCGGCCGAGGACGTGGCCAGGACCCGGCGGCTCGGGATCGACGTGCCGGTCACCGGTTACGACGAGGTGGGGCGGCTGGGGCGGGCCTTCGACCGGATGCTGGGGCGGCTCGCGCAGTCCGAGGAGGACCAGCGGCGGCTGGTGCAGGACGCGGGGCACGAGCTGCGGACACCGCTGACGTCGCTGCGCACCAACATCTCCCTGCTGCGGCGCATCGACGAGCTGCCGCCCGCCACCCGTGACGAACTGGTCGCCGATCTCACGCAGGAAGCCCGCGAGCTGACCGATCTCGTCAACGAACTGGTCGACCTCGCGGCCGGCCAGGCGGACAACGAGCCGCCGCAGCGGGTCGATCTCGCCGAGGTCGCCGAGGAGGTGGCGGGGCTTGCCCGGCGGCGCACCGGGCGGGAGATCCTGGTGCACGCGAACGGGTCGACGGTGACGGACGGGCGGCCCGCGATGCTGCAGCGGGCGGTGTCGAACCTCGTCGAGAACGCGGCGAAGTTCGACCGGGACGGTGCCGCTCCGATCGAGATCTCGGTGTCGGCGTTCACCGCGGCCGGACCGGTCCGGGTGGAGGTGCTGGACCGGGGGCCGGGCATCGCGGACGCCGATCTCGTGCGGGTGTTCGACCGCTTCTACCGGGCGGCGGACGCCCGCTCGTTGCCGGGCTCGGGGCTCGGGCTGTCGATCGTGCGCGAGGTGGCGCTGTCGCACGGGGGCGCGCCGTTCGCGTTCCCCCGGGACGGCGGTGGCACGGTGATCGGGTTCACCGTGGGCGGGGACCCCTCCCGCGGGTGAGCGGAGAGCCGCGCGGTCGGCCACGGCTCACCCGCGGCCGCCGGGGGAATCACCGGTTCGCCGTCCTGCCGAAGCAGCGCTCCAGTTCGTCCAGGTCGTAGAACTTGCTGCCCTTCGCGACCGGCTCGCAGGCCGGCTTGAAGGCCGTCTCCTTCTCGTTGTAGAGCATGCGGACCAGGTACCTGGTGCCCCTGCGGCACACGTCCCACTGGATGTTGGAGCCGAGGGGGGCCACGGAGGCGCCCCTCCAGGGGTTGGTGGCGTACGTGTACGGCGTGGCCGGGGTGGCGCCCCGGGTGCTGCCCGGCAGGCCCATCAGCGCGCCCAGCGGGATGATCTCCTCGGCGTGGGTGAAGCGGAGTTCGGCGCCCAGGTCGCTGGTGCCGGCGCGCTTGGCCTCGACCTGCTCGAAGAAGGTGTCGAGCAGGACGTCCGCCATCCGGTACGTGATGTCGCTGTCCGCGAAGCCGGGGCCCTTCTCGTAGAAGTCCTCGGCGTCGCTGAGGTAACCGAACCAGTCGGCGTCCCGCCTCGAGATGAACCTCTCCAGCCCCCAGCCCCTGCCGCCCGGGCTCTCCTCGCGCATCGCCGGGGCGGGGCGGTGGTGCGGCGGTGCGGACGCGCTTCAGGGATCCTGGCGCAGGGGAGTCGTCTCCAGTGCGGCTCGGGCCAACTCCAGTGCCGGGTGGGTCTGTTCCGCGACCCGGTGGAAGGTCTCCTGCGCGGTGCGGGCCGGCCAGGCCGGGGGCAGGTGGCGGGCCGGGAGCCTCGGGTCCGTGCGGATGGTCCGGAGCCAGTCGCTCACCAGGCGCAGACGGGTGCCGATCGGGTCGTCGTCGGTGCCGCTGCCCAGGTGGGTGCTCCAGCGCTTGTCGAAGGTGACATAGCGGGCGGCGATGGACTCCAGGTCCCAGGTGTCGCGGATCATCTGCTCGATGTCGGTCACGTCGGCGGCCCGCGCGTGGAAGATCTTGACGTGGGCCGTGAGGCCGAGGTCGGTGACCACCGCGGAGACGTCCACCTGGCCGGGGGCGATCCACAAACCGCTGTACAGGGCGCCGAATCCGGACCAGGTGAGCCGTGAGCGCAGGTCGTGGCGCTGGCGTTTCCAGGAGTCGGGCAGGGAGAAGCCGAGCAGGGTCCAGGAGCCGTCCCAGTCGTCGTTGACGGCGCCCTGCTTCCAGATGCGGGTGCGGCCGTCGATCAGGACGCGGGTGGCCTGCGGGGTCAGGCCGAAGAACATCTTGCGGCCCTCGCGCTGACGCTGCAGCAGGCCCCGGTTGACCATGCGGGTGAGGGTGGAGCGCACGGCCTGTTCGCCCACGCCGACCCGGCCCAGGACGTCGATGATGCTGCCCGAGTAGACGCCCAGGTCCCCCTCCTCCAGGACGTGGTTGCCGAAGAAGGTGAGCATGAGCGACTGCGGGCGCGGCTGCGGCCCGTCCGCGGTGTCCAGGATGTCGTCGTCCTCCACGGGGGCAAGGGTACGACCGCCCGCCGACGGTACGGCGGGCGGTCGTGGAACGTCGTGGGAGGTCACCGGCCGTCGGCGGGGTGCGCGAGGTCGTACGGGCGCAGGTAGGGGGTCGGGCGGTACGAGATGTAGCGGGTGGGGGTGGTGGGGTCGGCCGCGGTGGCGCGGGCGTTGAGGGACGCCGGGTCGGTGCCCTGCCAGGTACCGGTGGTCAGGCGGTCCTCCAGGGTGCGGAGGGCGGCGAGTTGTTCGGCGGGGCTGAACGTGCAGTGGCCGGCGTTGTCGACGTAGGCCTGGCGCAGAAGGGGGCCGGAACCGGCCGCCGTGACCGCCCGCTTCAGCGCGCTCTCCGTCTGGACGGGGACCAGGGCGTCGCCGATGGTGTGGACGGAGAGCTGGGGCTTGGCCAGCTTGCCGGTGAAGCTGCTGGTGCCGCTCATCCAGGCGACGGCGGCCGGGTCCGCGGTGATGCGCGGGGCCCGGTCGAGGGCGGCGAGGTCCTTGGTCAGGGAGAGGCCCGCCTTCTTGTACAGCGCGGTGACCTCCTTGCGGACGGAGGACTTGGCGAGCAGCCGGGCGTAGTCGACGCCGGTGTTCCAGGACATGTTGCCGCCCGCGCGGACCTCGGCCTCCTGGCGCCGGTTGAAGGCGGCGATCTTCAGCAGCCCCTTGACGGCGTCGTACTGGTTGGCCTGCTGGGCGTCCCAGTCGGTGGCGGCCGGGCGGGTCTGGGTGGGCGCGTTCCAGACCGGGATGTTGTGCAGGGCGGCGGCGAGGGCGATCCTGGCCCGGCCCTCGGCCGTGGACTGCGCCGAGTCGACCGTGGCGGTCAGGGTGTTCGCCGCGTCGGTGGCCGCCTGCTGGGTCGGGAGGTCCACCAGGGGGACGTCGGATCCCAGGAGCGTCTTGAGGGCGAACACCGGGTCGAGGGTGTTGTTCCAGTTGGCGACGCCGCCGTGGACCAGGCCGCACATCGAGAGCGAGCCGTCGATCCGGTCCGGGTGACGCTCGGCGATCGCGGTGGTGACCAGGCCGCCGTACGACCGTCCCCAGGCGAGGGTGCGGGAGGCCTGGCCGAAGCGGTCGGTGAAGGCGCTCAGGGTGGCCATCTGGTCGGGAACCGCGTCCGTCACCGCCCAGCCGGTGCTGGCGTACGAGGAGCCGATGAGGGCGTAACCCTGCTGGAGGAGAAGGGCCTTGGTGGGGGCGTCCGGGGCGTCCTGGGCGGGGTTCGCCGGGCCTGCGTTGTAGCCGTGGCTGAAGAGGAGGAGGGTGCCGTTCCATGTGGTGGGGACGTCCATCATGTACGTGGCCCCGGAGGGGAGTCGGCCGTCCACGTGGGTGGGGCCCGCGTCGGCCGCCGTGGCGGCGGGTGCGGTGGTCAGGGTGAGCAGCAGGGCCGCCGTGCAGGCGATGCGGGTGCGGTGCCTCATGCGGTGATCTCCTCCGTGTGGGGGGTGGTGGGGAGTTCGGGGGCGGATTCCTCGCCGAGCGAGGTACGGCTCGTCTCGCGGACGAACCACACGGTCAGCGCGGTGATCAGCGAGCCGCCGCACAGCAGGAGGGCGACGGGGGTGCCGTTGCCACTGCTCGCGACCAGGCTTCCGGCGATCATCGGGGAGAAGCCGGCGCCGACCAGCGTCGCGCCCTGGTAGCCGAGGGAGGCGCCCGTGTAGCGGACCCGGGTGCCGAACATCTCGCTGAACAGGGCACCCAGCGGGCCGTACATCAGCGACTGGGAGATGCCGTGGCCGATGACGACGGCCAGGATCAGTGCTCCCGACGACTTGGAGTCGACCAGAGCGAGGACGGGGAAGGCGGTCGCGGCGGACAGGATCGCGCCGGTGAGGACGACCGGGCGGCGGCCGATCCGGTCGGAGAGCGCGGAGGCGCAGGGCAGGACGACCAGGGCGACCGCGGCGGAGACGGTGAGCGCGGTGAGCACCTGGGGGCGGGGGTAGCCGATGCCGGTGGCGTACGCGATCAGGTAACTGGTCAGCAGGGACTGGGCGGTGAAGGCGCCGATGCCGACACAGCAGGCCAGCAGCACCGGGCGCGGGTGGCGCAGGACGTCGAGGATGGGGAGCCTCGACTCGGCGCGGTCCTTCTTCACCTCGGCGAACAGCGGGCTCTCGACCACCTGGAGGCGGACGAACAGGCCGACGCCGAGCAGCAGCACGCTCAGCAGGAACGGCACGCGCCAACCCCAGGCCGCGAACTGGTCCTTGGGGAGGGTGGAGACCATCGCGACCACGGCGGCGGAGATCAGGGAGCCGAGCGGGGCTCCCATCTGCGTGAAACTGGACCACAGACCGCGGCGCTTGTCGCCCGCGTGCTCCACGACCATCAGGGTCGCGCCGCCCCACTCACCGCCGATGGCGATGCCCTGCAGCACGCGCAGGGTGATCAGCAGGACCGGCGCCCAGACGCCGATGGTGTCGTACGTGGGCAGCAGGCCGATGAGGAAACTGGCACCGCCCATCAGGCCCATGGTGAGCAGCAGCATGTTCTTGCGGCCGAGGCGGTCGCCGAAGTGCCCGAAGACGATGCCGCCGATCGGGCGGGCCACATATCCGGCGGCGAAGGTGCCGAACGCGGCGATCGTGCCGACTGCGGGGTCGGCGCCGGGGAAGAACAGTTCGCCGAAGACGAGTGCGGCGACGGTGCCGTAGACGAGGAAGTCGTAGAACTCGACGGCGGTGCCGAGCAGTCCGGAGAGGGCGACTCGGCGGAGTTGGCGGCTGCGTTCCGATGCGGTGGGGGACGGGGACATCGCGGTCTCCCTTGAGCGGGGGGAAGGACACCGTGAAATTAGGCTGTCTAGTGACCGTCGTCAATAAAGTGCACAACATTAGCTGAGATGTGACGCGGGTCACTGGAGCTCGGTGATCCGGACGCGCAGTTGAGGACGTGACCACAGATATGCGAACCCGGATACGGGCCGGGGATCCGGACGCCTTCGCGGAGCTCTACGGCCAGTGCGCCCGCTCGGTGTACAACCACGCCTTCCGGCTGACCGCCGACTGGTCCGTGGCCGAGGACGTCATGTCGGCCACGTTCATGGAGGCATGGCGGCGCCGGGACTCGATCGAGGCCGAAGGGGGTTCGCTGCGGCCGTGGCTGCTCGGCATCGCCACGAACGTCTCCCGCTCCCACGGCCACGGCAACCGGCGTTACCGGGCCGCGGCGAGCGCGGCGGTCCAGGCGGGTGTCGTAGAGGTTGCCGACCATGCCGAGGAGACCGCGGGGCGGGTGGACGACCGGCGCCGGATCGCCGCCACGCTGACCGCACTCGGCTCGCTGAGACGCCCCGAACGCGAGGTCCTGGTGCTGTGCCTGGCTGACCGAGAGCTACCCGCCCGCGGACCTCACCCCCGCGCTCTACAAGGCCGCCGCCAGGATCCCGGGGGTCGTCGCGGTGGACGCGACGGGCCGCCACGGCGTCGCCGTCGCGCGGCTCGACGAGCAGAGCGGACAGCGCACGGAGTGGATCTTCGACAAGAAGACGTACGCGTTCCTCGGTGAGCGCAGTGTGCAGGTCGAGCCGAGCGAGACCTTCCCGAAGGGCACCGTGAACTTCACGATCGCGATCACTCAGCGGGCGGTCGTGAACGAGATGAAGGAGGTGCCGGGGCAGGCGGGCTGACGGGTCAGGCCCGCTGCAACTCCGGGGCGGGCCGCTCACCCGAGCCGCGCACGATCAGGCGGGTCGGGACGGTGATGGTCCGGGCCCGGCTGCGGTCGCCGTCGAGGCGGGACAGTGCCGTGGTCGCCGCCGTTCTGCCGATCTCCTCGGGGTCCTGGGCGACGACGGTCAGGGCCGGTTCGAGCGCTTCGGCCAGCGGGACGTCGTCGAAGGAGACGACGGCGACGTCCTTGCGCCTGCTGCGGGCGAGTTCGGCGACTATCCCCAGGGCGACGATGTTGTTGCCGGCGAACAGGGCGGTGGGGGGATCGGCCAGCTCGAGGAGCTGGGAGGTCGCGGCCGAAGCCCCCTGCTGGTCATGGGCGTTGGTGACCAGCGACCGGTCGTAGGGGAGGCCGGCCCGGTCGAGGGCCTCGCGGTACCCGGCGAGACGCTCACGGCGGGTGTAGAGCTTGACCGGCAGGTCGCCGACGAAGCCGATGCGCCGATGGCCGTGGGCGATCAGATGGGCGACGCCGTCGTGGGCGCCGGTGCGGTTGGAGCTGACGACGCTGTCGGCGGCCAGGCCCGCTCCGGGGCGGTCGAGGAACACGACGGGCAGTCCCGTCGCGCGGTGCGTCTTGAGGTGGGAGTGGTCGGCGCCGACGGACGGCACGACCAGCAGGATGCTGACGCGACGAGCCAGGAACTTGTCCGTCAGGGCGCGTTCCCGGTCCGGTTCGTCCGCCGAGGAACCCATGAGCAGGGTCAGTCCACGGTCGCGGACCGTGTCCTCGATGCTGCGGGCCACCGCGCCGAAGAACGGGTTGCCGAGGTCCGGGATGACCAGACCGATCGTGGTGTCGGGGCCGCCGACGCGGATGTTGCGGGCCATCAGGTTCGGCTGGAAGCCGAGCTTGGCCACGGCGGCCAGCACCTGTTCCCTGGTCTCGGCCGACGCGGGTCCGTCCTCGTTGAGAACGCGGGACACCGTCTTGGCGCTGACGCCCACTTCGCGGGCGACGTCGGCCAGGGTCGGGCGGCGGTTCGCTGCCATGGAGGAAACCGTCTCCTGTGCTCGTCGGTTCCGGCCGCGGCCTCGGCCGGATGCCGTCGAGTGTCGAGTGCTGTGGTCAGGTGGCCTGGACGCCCGCGGCCTTCGCGGCCTCGGAATCCGCTACGACAGTACCTCCGGCCTCATCGACGGTGAGCGCGCCGGTCATGATGGCGACGACCTCCGCCATGGAGTAGTCGGAGGGCTTGATCAGGGCGGCCCGCCGGCCCAGCCGGTGGACGTGGATCCGGTCCGCGATCTCGAAGACGTGCGGCATGTTGTGGCTGATCAGGACGACCGGCATGCCCCTGTCCCGGACCCGGCGGATGAGGTCGAGGACCTGTCCCGACTCCTTGACGCCGAGCGCGGCGGTGGGCTCGTCCATGACGACGACACTGCGGGCCCAGGCGACGGAACGGGCGACCGCCACGGCCTGCCGCTGCCCTCCGGACAGGGTCTCGACCGCCTGGGTCAGCGACCGCAGGCCGATCTTCAGGTCGGCCATGTGCTCGGCGGCCTCCTGGCGCATCCGCTTCTTGTCGAGCATGCGGAACACGCTCCCGAGGACACCGGGCCGGCGCAGCTCGCGGCCGAGGAAGACGTTGGACGCGATGTCCATCGAGGCGGCCACGGCCAGGTCCTGATAGACCGTCTCGATGCCGTGGGCGCGGGCGCTCTGCGGGCCGGAGAAGTGGATGGGCTCGCCGTTGAGACGGATCTCGCCCGCGTCCGGTGTCACCGCACCGGTGAGGGCCTTGATCAGGCTGGTCTTTCCGGCGCCGTTGTCGCCGATGACGGCGAGCACCTCGCCGGGCAGCAGGTCGAAGTCGGCGCCGTCGATGGCGGTGACCTGGCCGTAGCGCTTGACGAGACCGCGGGCCTGGAGGACGGGGGTGGGGGAGGCGAGGGCGCTCATCGGGCCTTCTTCCGGGAGATCTGGTCGACGGTCACCGCGAGGATCACCAGCACACCGGTGATCAGGGTCTGGTAGATGGAGGCGACGCCCATCAGTTGGAGCCCGTTGCGGAAGACGCCGACGATGAGGACGCCGATGAAGGTGCCGAGCACCGAGCCGCGGCCGCCGAAGAGGCTGGTGCCGCCGAGGACCACGGCGGTGATGCTGTCGAGGTTGTCGGTCTGGCCCGCCTGCGGGTCGCCGACTCCGGTGCGGGAGATGAGCAGCAGGGCGGCGACGCCGTAGAGGAGACCGGCGACGGTGTAGACGCCGATGGTCAGCCGGGAGGTGCGGATGCCGTTCAGCCGCGCGGCTTCCTGGCTGTTGCCCAGGGCGTAGACGTGCCGGCCCCAGCCGGTGCTGCTCAGCGCGTAGGCGAGCAGGAGGAACAGGGCGATGGTGACCAGGGAGCCGTAGGTGATGTCGGTGTGGCCCATCGGGAAGGTCTGCCCGAGGGCCGTCAGCGGTCCGGGCAGGTTGGTGACCGTCTGCTCCTCGGAGTAGATGTGGGTCAGCGCGAACGCCACGTTGAGCATGCCGAGGGTGACGATGAACGGCGGCAGCGGGATCTTCTGCACCAACAGCCCGTTGACGAGACCGAAGCCGCCGCAGACGACCAGGCCCAGCGCGATGGCGAGGAGCGGCGGCAGCGAGCCCTCGGCGGCCATCTTGGCGATCACGATGCTGCCGAACGCCATCACCGCTCCGCACGACAGGTCGATGCCCGCGGTGAGGATGATCAGGGTCTGGCCGATGGCGAGGGTGCCGACGACCATGACCTGCTGCACGATCAGCGAGAAGTTCCCGCCGGTGAGGAACTGGTCGGTCGAGACGGCGAAGAAGACACAGGCGAGCAGGAGAGCGACCAGCGGGCCCGTGGTCGGTGCCGTGAGCAGTCTGCGGGCCGTGGTCGGCGCTTTGAGTTCGGCGTACGGCGAGGAGGTGCTCGGGGGCGTGGACGTGGCGGTCATGCGAAGTCCTTGTCGGAAGACAGAAGTCCTGGTGGGAGGACAAGGGGGCGGCCGTCCCCGGGGCGGGGAGGTGCGGGGCCGGCCGCCCCGCTCAGCGGCGGGGCGAGGTCGTACGGTCCCCGGGGCGGGGCTCAGCCCCAGCAGTTCTCCAGGCCGAAGGCGGTGTCCTTGGAGGCGACGCCCGTCTGGGCCTTGTCGGTGATCAGGGTGACGCCGGTGTCGGTGTAGCCGGACGCCTTCTTGCCGTCCTTCGCGTACGTCACCACGGCGTTGACGCCCTCGGCGGCCATCTTCAGCGGGTACTGCTGCGAAGTGGCCGCGATCTTCCCGTCCTTGACGGCCTGGGTGCCGGTGCAGCCGCCGTCGACGGAGACGATCAGTACGTCCTTCTCCCGGCCCTTGGCCTTCAGCGCGGTGTACGCGCCGAGCGCGGCCGGCTCGTTGATGGTGTAGACGAGGTTGATGCCGGGCTCCTTCTGGAGGCAGTTCTCCATCGCGGTCTGGCCCTTGGCCTGGTCGCCGCCGGTGTCCTGGGCGCACGCGACGTCCTTCTCGGCGGCACCGAAGCCCTTGAGGAACCCGTTGTGCCGCTGGACGCCGACGGAGACGCCGGGGGCGAGGTCGAGGGTGGCGATCTTGGCCGCCTTGCCCTTCATCGCGGCCTTGGCGTACTCGCCGATCAGCTCGCCGGCCTTGAGGTTGTCGGTGGCGAAGAGGGCGTCGACCGCGCTCTCCGGCTCGGTCGGCGTGTCCAGGGCGATGACCAGCACGCCCTTGGCCTTCGCCTTGGCTATCGCGGGCACGATCGCCTTGGAGTCGCTCGGGGTGATCAGGATGCCCTTCACCCCGGCGGCCACCATGTTCTCGATGGCGGTGACCTGACCGGCGTTGTCCCCGTCGAACTTGCCCGCGGCGGTCATGAGCTGGACGCCGTCCTTCTTGGCGGCCTTCTCCGCGCCTTCCTTCATCTTCACGAAGAACGGGTTGGTGTCGGTCTTGGTGATCAGTCCGACCTTGACCTTGCCCGAACCGGCGCCGACGGAGTCCGATCCGGAGCCGGAACCGCAGGCCGTCAGGGCGAGCGCCGCGACCGAGGTGCACGCGGCGACTCTGATCAGGGAGGAGGGCAGTCGAGGGGTGCGAGACATGGACGACTCCAGCGGGATTGCGGGCGAGCGGCGGCATCGGAGCATGCCGTCCCTGGGTGTCATCGTTGACTTATGTCATCGTTGACACTGCCGAGGATGATGACCCCGTCTCCCGGCGGCGTCAATGCCCCGCGCCAGTCACAAGTCCGCAACGGTGAGGGCGGCCGCCCGTTTCGCGCCCGAACCGTTGACGTATCGATCGCGTTGCGCTCATCATGCAGACCCACGGCTGTCATCGATGACACAAGTCAACGTTGACACTCGTCGGGGCCACCGCGACGGACAAGGACACGCATCCGTGAAGAAGACCCTGCTCGCCGAGTTCACCGCCCGTGAGGGGGCGCAGGACGAGGTCGCCCGCATGATCGTGGAGTACGCCGACCAGGTGCGGGCCGAGGAAGGCAACCTCGCTTTCGACGTCTACACCAAGGCGTCCCACCCGCGCGCCTTCTGGATCTTCGAGGTCTACCGGGACGAGGACGCCTTCCAGGCGCACCTGAACGCCCCGTACGGCGGTCCGTTCAACGCCGCGCTCACCCCGCTGATCGAGGAGGACGCCTCCGTGCTGACGTTCCTCGACCCGGTGGCCTGACCGGGCCGGGCCGCCCGGTCAGCCCTTCGCCGCCTCGCGTTCGCGGCCGCGCGTACCCCGGCGCCCGCCCGCGGCGAAGAAGTCGGTCAGGGGCAGGCTCGCCGCGCCGACCGTGACCGCGTCCGGGCCGAGTTCGCCGAGGTCGACGGAGACCCGTTCGGCGGGGTGGCGCAGCGCGTACGCGTCGGCGTACCGGCGCACGGCCGGCAGGAAGCGTCGGCCGAGCTGGAGGCCGGCCCAGCCGCCGATGAGGATGCGTTCGGGCTGGAAGAGGTTGACCAGGTCGGACAGGCCCGCGCCGACGTACTCGGCGGTCTCCTCCAGGACGGCGAGGGCCGTGGGATCGGGCTCGGCGTGTCCGGCCGGGTGGGCGGTGGCGGGGTCGGCCTCGCCGCCCCGGGTCGGACGGTCCGCGGCGCCCTCCGTCGGTTCGGCCTCGGCGCCTCCCGTCGCATCGGCCTCGGCGCGCCCCGTCGGATAGGCGGCGGTGAGCAGCGCGGCCAGCGCGGTCTCCTCGTCGGCGCCCTCGGGCGGCCGGCCGCCCGCCTCGCGCCAGCGGTCGACGAGCGCCCCCGCGCCCGCGTAGGCCTCCAGGCAGCCCAGGGCGCCGCAGCGGCAGCGGCGCCCCCTGACCTGCACGGTCATGTGTCCCCACTCCAGGGGGCGGCCGTGGTCCACGTCCTCGGTGACGAGACAGGCGCCGACGCCCGAGCCGAAGAGGACGACGACCGCGTTGCGGGCGCCCCGGCCGGCGCCGAACCACAGCTCGGCCTGGCCGAGCGTGCGGGCGCCGTTGTCGATGAAGAACGGGACGGAGTCGGGGAGTTCACAGGTCGAACGCAGCAGGGACTCCAGCGGGACGGCGTCCCAGCCGATCGTCTGCCCGTGGACCACCGCGCCCTGCCCGGGCGTGCGGGCCACGATGCCGGGGACCCCGATGCCGACGCCCAGGAGCTGTTCGGGGGTGACGTCCGTGTCGGCGAGGACCTCGGCGATGCCGTCGCGGATGTGACCGACGACGACCTCGACGTCGTAGCCGTGGTGTTCCAGGGGCCTTTCGGTGCGGGCGAGTTCGGTCAGGGTGAGGTCGAACAGCTCGACGCGGACGCGGGTCTCGCCGACGTCGACGCCGATCATGTGGCCGCCGGCGGGGGCGACGCGCAGCAGGGTGCGGGGGCGGCCGCCGTCGGACTCGACGGTGCCGGCCTCCTCGACCAGCCCGTCCTCGACCAGTTCCGCGACCACGTTGCTGATGGAGCCGCCGCTCAGACCGGTGGCCGGGGCCAGCTCGAAGCGGCTCATCGGCCCGTCGAAATACAGCCGCCGCAGCACCGCGGCCCGATTGCCGCGCCGCAGGTCACGCACCGTCCGCCCGTTCCGCCCCGCCATGTGGATCCCTTCCGAAGCAGCCTCGACCTGCAAGATACCGCTGCGCCGACTCTTGACGCGACTTTCCTTCGCGTCTTAAATCACGCCATAAATTAACTCCGGGGCGGTGTTCGAGAAGCGAACGCATCCGGAGGTCTCCCCTGGAAGGGACTCCAGAGCCATGCGCAGAAC is a genomic window containing:
- a CDS encoding HAMP domain-containing sensor histidine kinase, whose translation is MGRLARLWARPRPRLLSLRTTFAVSFAAVTAAVTVLVGVLSYSAAARLVRVDQESVFDQVVQDLRSEVRQQRMTTEDFSSSAPGHDLVRPARTDVQVLGPTGAVADPGRPGLPVTSGDRRIAAADPAGRMVLHKEVSVGSDVYRIATVSLGGGRGAVQVAQEFSDTEDLLRALQQRTFLLMVAVVVGAGLFGWWLARRITRRLIILTSAAEDVARTRRLGIDVPVTGYDEVGRLGRAFDRMLGRLAQSEEDQRRLVQDAGHELRTPLTSLRTNISLLRRIDELPPATRDELVADLTQEARELTDLVNELVDLAAGQADNEPPQRVDLAEVAEEVAGLARRRTGREILVHANGSTVTDGRPAMLQRAVSNLVENAAKFDRDGAAPIEISVSAFTAAGPVRVEVLDRGPGIADADLVRVFDRFYRAADARSLPGSGLGLSIVREVALSHGGAPFAFPRDGGGTVIGFTVGGDPSRG
- a CDS encoding PaaX family transcriptional regulator C-terminal domain-containing protein, with translation MEDDDILDTADGPQPRPQSLMLTFFGNHVLEEGDLGVYSGSIIDVLGRVGVGEQAVRSTLTRMVNRGLLQRQREGRKMFFGLTPQATRVLIDGRTRIWKQGAVNDDWDGSWTLLGFSLPDSWKRQRHDLRSRLTWSGFGALYSGLWIAPGQVDVSAVVTDLGLTAHVKIFHARAADVTDIEQMIRDTWDLESIAARYVTFDKRWSTHLGSGTDDDPIGTRLRLVSDWLRTIRTDPRLPARHLPPAWPARTAQETFHRVAEQTHPALELARAALETTPLRQDP
- a CDS encoding alpha/beta fold hydrolase — protein: MRHRTRIACTAALLLTLTTAPAATAADAGPTHVDGRLPSGATYMMDVPTTWNGTLLLFSHGYNAGPANPAQDAPDAPTKALLLQQGYALIGSSYASTGWAVTDAVPDQMATLSAFTDRFGQASRTLAWGRSYGGLVTTAIAERHPDRIDGSLSMCGLVHGGVANWNNTLDPVFALKTLLGSDVPLVDLPTQQAATDAANTLTATVDSAQSTAEGRARIALAAALHNIPVWNAPTQTRPAATDWDAQQANQYDAVKGLLKIAAFNRRQEAEVRAGGNMSWNTGVDYARLLAKSSVRKEVTALYKKAGLSLTKDLAALDRAPRITADPAAVAWMSGTSSFTGKLAKPQLSVHTIGDALVPVQTESALKRAVTAAGSGPLLRQAYVDNAGHCTFSPAEQLAALRTLEDRLTTGTWQGTDPASLNARATAADPTTPTRYISYRPTPYLRPYDLAHPADGR
- a CDS encoding MFS transporter produces the protein MSPSPTASERSRQLRRVALSGLLGTAVEFYDFLVYGTVAALVFGELFFPGADPAVGTIAAFGTFAAGYVARPIGGIVFGHFGDRLGRKNMLLLTMGLMGGASFLIGLLPTYDTIGVWAPVLLITLRVLQGIAIGGEWGGATLMVVEHAGDKRRGLWSSFTQMGAPLGSLISAAVVAMVSTLPKDQFAAWGWRVPFLLSVLLLGVGLFVRLQVVESPLFAEVKKDRAESRLPILDVLRHPRPVLLACCVGIGAFTAQSLLTSYLIAYATGIGYPRPQVLTALTVSAAVALVVLPCASALSDRIGRRPVVLTGAILSAATAFPVLALVDSKSSGALILAVVIGHGISQSLMYGPLGALFSEMFGTRVRYTGASLGYQGATLVGAGFSPMIAGSLVASSGNGTPVALLLCGGSLITALTVWFVRETSRTSLGEESAPELPTTPHTEEITA
- a CDS encoding RNA polymerase sigma factor, with translation MTTDMRTRIRAGDPDAFAELYGQCARSVYNHAFRLTADWSVAEDVMSATFMEAWRRRDSIEAEGGSLRPWLLGIATNVSRSHGHGNRRYRAAASAAVQAGVVEVADHAEETAGRVDDRRRIAATLTALGSLRRPEREVLVLCLADRELPARGPHPRALQGRRQDPGGRRGGRDGPPRRRRRAARRAERTAHGVDLRQEDVRVPR
- a CDS encoding LacI family DNA-binding transcriptional regulator encodes the protein MAANRRPTLADVAREVGVSAKTVSRVLNEDGPASAETREQVLAAVAKLGFQPNLMARNIRVGGPDTTIGLVIPDLGNPFFGAVARSIEDTVRDRGLTLLMGSSADEPDRERALTDKFLARRVSILLVVPSVGADHSHLKTHRATGLPVVFLDRPGAGLAADSVVSSNRTGAHDGVAHLIAHGHRRIGFVGDLPVKLYTRRERLAGYREALDRAGLPYDRSLVTNAHDQQGASAATSQLLELADPPTALFAGNNIVALGIVAELARSRRKDVAVVSFDDVPLAEALEPALTVVAQDPEEIGRTAATTALSRLDGDRSRARTITVPTRLIVRGSGERPAPELQRA
- a CDS encoding ATP-binding cassette domain-containing protein — its product is MSALASPTPVLQARGLVKRYGQVTAIDGADFDLLPGEVLAVIGDNGAGKTSLIKALTGAVTPDAGEIRLNGEPIHFSGPQSARAHGIETVYQDLAVAASMDIASNVFLGRELRRPGVLGSVFRMLDKKRMRQEAAEHMADLKIGLRSLTQAVETLSGGQRQAVAVARSVAWARSVVVMDEPTAALGVKESGQVLDLIRRVRDRGMPVVLISHNMPHVFEIADRIHVHRLGRRAALIKPSDYSMAEVVAIMTGALTVDEAGGTVVADSEAAKAAGVQAT
- a CDS encoding ABC transporter permease encodes the protein MTATSTPPSTSSPYAELKAPTTARRLLTAPTTGPLVALLLACVFFAVSTDQFLTGGNFSLIVQQVMVVGTLAIGQTLIILTAGIDLSCGAVMAFGSIVIAKMAAEGSLPPLLAIALGLVVCGGFGLVNGLLVQKIPLPPFIVTLGMLNVAFALTHIYSEEQTVTNLPGPLTALGQTFPMGHTDITYGSLVTIALFLLLAYALSSTGWGRHVYALGNSQEAARLNGIRTSRLTIGVYTVAGLLYGVAALLLISRTGVGDPQAGQTDNLDSITAVVLGGTSLFGGRGSVLGTFIGVLIVGVFRNGLQLMGVASIYQTLITGVLVILAVTVDQISRKKAR
- a CDS encoding sugar ABC transporter substrate-binding protein, with translation MSRTPRLPSSLIRVAACTSVAALALTACGSGSGSDSVGAGSGKVKVGLITKTDTNPFFVKMKEGAEKAAKKDGVQLMTAAGKFDGDNAGQVTAIENMVAAGVKGILITPSDSKAIVPAIAKAKAKGVLVIALDTPTEPESAVDALFATDNLKAGELIGEYAKAAMKGKAAKIATLDLAPGVSVGVQRHNGFLKGFGAAEKDVACAQDTGGDQAKGQTAMENCLQKEPGINLVYTINEPAALGAYTALKAKGREKDVLIVSVDGGCTGTQAVKDGKIAATSQQYPLKMAAEGVNAVVTYAKDGKKASGYTDTGVTLITDKAQTGVASKDTAFGLENCWG